One genomic window of Geoanaerobacter pelophilus includes the following:
- a CDS encoding glycosyltransferase family 2 protein has protein sequence MSLISVVIPVYKAEGCLHELYRRLKASLETITFNFEIIFIEDCGGDRSWEIIEEMAAQDKRVKGLQFSRNFGQHYGITAGLDYCDGDWVVVMDCDLQDQPEEITRLYAKALEGYDVVLALRGVRQHHPLKLLASWFFYRIFSYLADIRYDGDIGNFRIMSRKVVSNVLRMREQLRFFGGLIQWLGFPTARIEVKHAERLEGKSTYTIKKLWKLATETIIAYSDKPLRLAVRVGFLMAFFSFCYGSYILGRALLYGSPVPGWNSMIVSLYFIGGIIISILGIIGIYLGKTFDESKKRPLYVINKVTTSLVKSEVLR, from the coding sequence ATGTCATTGATTTCTGTCGTAATTCCTGTCTACAAGGCGGAAGGCTGTCTGCATGAGCTATACCGTCGATTAAAGGCATCTCTCGAGACTATCACTTTCAACTTCGAGATTATATTTATTGAGGATTGCGGAGGTGACCGTTCGTGGGAAATTATTGAAGAGATGGCAGCGCAGGACAAGCGTGTCAAGGGACTCCAGTTCAGCCGCAATTTTGGTCAGCACTACGGGATTACTGCAGGACTTGATTACTGCGACGGCGATTGGGTTGTTGTAATGGACTGCGACCTGCAGGATCAACCGGAAGAGATAACTCGTCTTTATGCTAAGGCACTTGAAGGCTATGATGTAGTCTTGGCGCTTCGTGGTGTTAGGCAGCATCATCCACTCAAACTGCTGGCATCATGGTTTTTTTACCGTATATTTAGTTATCTGGCAGATATAAGATATGATGGTGATATTGGTAATTTTCGCATCATGTCGCGTAAGGTTGTATCAAACGTACTGCGAATGCGCGAGCAATTGCGCTTTTTCGGAGGATTGATTCAATGGTTAGGGTTTCCTACCGCGCGTATAGAAGTTAAACATGCTGAACGGTTGGAGGGTAAGTCCACTTACACCATTAAAAAATTATGGAAACTTGCTACTGAAACAATTATTGCATATTCTGATAAACCGCTTCGACTTGCGGTTCGGGTAGGTTTTTTAATGGCTTTTTTTTCGTTTTGTTATGGGTCATACATACTAGGGCGGGCTTTATTGTATGGTTCACCGGTACCAGGCTGGAATAGTATGATCGTATCGTTATATTTTATCGGAGGGATAATAATCAGTATCCTTGGGATCATAGGAATTTATCTTGGGAAAACTTTCGATGAGAGCAAGAAACGACCACTTTATGTTATAAATAAAGTAACAACATCACTTGTGAAATCAGAAGTCTTAAGATAG